The proteins below come from a single Oikeobacillus pervagus genomic window:
- the spoVAD gene encoding stage V sporulation protein AD → MLAGHRTWVFEQKPVIISTGTVGGPFEADGAISEDFDLLHADLWLGQDSYEKAHKVFFEEACQKAMEKGEIQKEQVQFLLAGDLINQITPTSFASRTIGAPYFGLFGACSTSMEGLALGAYIINTKGAKYILTGASSHNTAVEKQFRYPTEYGGQKPPTAQWTVTGAGTALLSDSGEGPCVTSATIGRVIDMGLTDPFNMGGAMAPAAVDTIEAHLTERNIDPSYYDLIVTGDLGQIGREVSLDLFKKHGTSISEEQYQDCGLMIYRKGQPVLAGASGAGCSATVVYGHLLNRMKKGEFKRMLVVATGALLSPLSFQQNETIPCIAHAVSIEYGGEQSL, encoded by the coding sequence ATGCTTGCAGGTCATCGTACATGGGTTTTCGAACAAAAGCCTGTGATTATTTCCACTGGAACAGTAGGTGGACCATTTGAAGCAGATGGAGCTATATCGGAAGATTTTGATCTTCTTCATGCCGATTTATGGCTCGGACAGGATTCCTATGAAAAAGCACATAAAGTTTTTTTTGAAGAAGCCTGTCAAAAGGCAATGGAAAAAGGGGAAATCCAAAAGGAACAGGTTCAGTTTCTTCTCGCAGGGGACTTGATCAATCAGATTACCCCCACAAGTTTCGCGAGTCGAACCATTGGAGCTCCTTATTTTGGTTTATTTGGTGCTTGTTCTACCTCAATGGAAGGATTGGCTCTAGGTGCTTATATTATTAATACAAAGGGAGCTAAATATATATTAACAGGGGCTTCAAGTCATAACACAGCTGTTGAAAAACAGTTTCGTTATCCGACAGAATATGGAGGACAAAAACCACCTACTGCACAATGGACGGTCACTGGTGCTGGTACGGCCCTTTTAAGTGATTCTGGGGAGGGACCATGTGTCACTTCTGCTACAATAGGCCGTGTGATTGATATGGGACTGACTGATCCATTTAATATGGGAGGGGCTATGGCACCAGCAGCGGTCGATACGATTGAAGCCCATTTAACGGAAAGAAACATTGACCCCTCTTATTATGATTTAATCGTCACTGGGGATCTTGGCCAGATAGGCCGTGAAGTTTCCCTTGATTTATTTAAAAAACATGGAACTTCCATCAGTGAAGAACAATATCAAGATTGTGGTCTTATGATTTATCGAAAAGGACAGCCAGTCCTCGCAGGGGCAAGTGGTGCGGGGTGTTCAGCAACAGTAGTCTATGGTCATTTATTAAATCGCATGAAAAAAGGCGAATTTAAAAGAATGTTAGTAGTGGCTACTGGTGCTTTATTATCACCACTTTCTTTCCAGCAAAATGAAACCATTCCTTGTATCGCACATGCGGTATCGATTGAATACGGAGGTGAACAATCATTATGA
- a CDS encoding integrase: MNIKQTRLQSTIVEDIESLSDTSFLTNESINEAIKILKNETLHVSGDFDDDEWIFYRDNLNTGLKRNFNFNKLKPYESISHIPKNFKVVVKCWIADLISKHHITTVAGYYLKLLKFLEYTDGFDQEKDDEFVMWFTSTQTISNKDKQYTIYVILNFLDYADIEAGEVYIKPLLNLKKKIVRKKANRTLPPSKDILAFSQSIDFFYQEIKSSNSNDTKCINEKLLYYPIIIWWKLTTIIPLRPSEFCSIERDCLSEGEGNYYLHLPRHKYPKKHPNVVDKVRIDQITFELISTYIAETDKFGNSDTLISYNSILKTSSYFIRSIRESQKININVFNKDQLYFLIQSFYEKIVRSKYVFNIPQKNQLRPNDTRHLAIFSLMMQGISPIEIARLANHNTISMQLNYAHHTEYWIDSEVFSLLQKFKFAQSHQFNPEINSLNNKKRKGTMRASLDLAPHIPNDILLKAFRPPTTPDCKKPLKDIGYCSDEQQRCETEDCIFCNHWRIAPEELDKKSHIIKEKLASSKRNINELITFMKSLHSIMLSDEFSRVNPTNLNKLKSISYQIKDSIIEIADLKILEVHNNGQ, from the coding sequence ATGAATATTAAACAGACGAGACTTCAATCAACAATTGTTGAAGATATTGAATCACTTTCTGATACGTCATTTTTAACCAATGAAAGTATTAACGAGGCTATAAAAATACTGAAAAATGAAACCTTGCATGTTAGTGGTGATTTTGATGATGACGAGTGGATATTTTACAGAGATAATTTAAATACTGGCTTAAAAAGAAATTTTAACTTTAATAAACTGAAACCATATGAATCCATTAGTCACATTCCGAAGAATTTTAAAGTAGTTGTAAAATGCTGGATAGCTGATTTGATTTCGAAACACCATATTACTACAGTTGCCGGATATTATTTAAAATTGCTAAAGTTTCTAGAGTATACTGATGGATTTGATCAAGAGAAAGATGATGAATTTGTAATGTGGTTTACATCAACACAAACTATTTCAAATAAGGACAAACAGTATACAATTTATGTCATCTTAAATTTCTTAGATTATGCTGACATTGAAGCCGGAGAAGTCTACATAAAACCACTCCTTAATTTAAAGAAAAAAATTGTAAGAAAAAAAGCTAATCGTACTTTACCTCCTTCTAAGGATATATTAGCCTTTTCACAAAGTATTGACTTTTTTTATCAAGAAATTAAATCTAGTAACAGCAACGACACAAAGTGTATAAATGAAAAATTATTGTACTATCCAATCATAATTTGGTGGAAACTCACAACCATTATCCCTTTACGACCTTCCGAATTTTGTTCGATAGAAAGGGATTGCCTTTCCGAAGGTGAAGGAAATTATTACTTACATTTACCTAGACATAAATATCCAAAAAAACATCCAAATGTAGTCGATAAAGTTCGAATTGATCAAATTACCTTTGAGTTAATTTCAACTTATATTGCTGAGACCGATAAATTTGGGAATAGTGACACGCTTATTTCCTATAATTCAATCTTAAAAACAAGCTCATATTTTATTCGTAGTATAAGAGAGTCACAGAAAATAAATATTAATGTCTTTAACAAAGATCAATTATACTTTTTGATCCAAAGCTTTTACGAAAAAATTGTACGTTCCAAGTACGTGTTTAATATACCTCAGAAAAACCAACTTCGGCCAAATGACACTAGACATTTAGCCATATTTTCGTTAATGATGCAAGGAATATCACCAATTGAAATTGCCAGGTTAGCAAACCATAATACCATTTCAATGCAATTGAATTATGCTCACCATACTGAATACTGGATAGATTCTGAAGTTTTTTCGTTGCTACAAAAATTTAAGTTTGCGCAATCCCATCAATTTAATCCAGAAATAAATTCTTTAAATAATAAGAAAAGGAAGGGAACCATGAGAGCTTCATTAGATTTAGCCCCTCATATTCCGAATGACATATTACTTAAAGCATTTAGACCTCCTACTACGCCGGATTGTAAAAAACCTTTAAAAGACATAGGATATTGTTCAGACGAACAGCAACGATGTGAAACTGAGGATTGTATTTTTTGTAATCATTGGAGAATTGCCCCTGAGGAATTAGATAAAAAATCTCATATTATTAAAGAGAAGTTGGCTAGCAGTAAAAGAAACATTAATGAATTGATTACTTTCATGAAAAGTTTACATTCCATTATGCTCTCTGATGAATTTTCTAGAGTTAATCCAACAAATCTTAACAAACTGAAATCTATTTCCTATCAGATTAAAGATAGCATCATAGAAATTGCAGATCTAAAAATACTGGAGGTTCATAATAATGGCCAATAA
- a CDS encoding DUF1657 domain-containing protein — MTVISDVKTALAGLKSAQASFETFALSTDNEQAKQLYQDAAKQTQSVVDSIAPRVQQIEQEEPQYKQ, encoded by the coding sequence ATGACAGTAATCAGTGACGTTAAAACAGCTCTAGCAGGGTTAAAAAGTGCACAAGCTAGCTTTGAAACATTTGCTCTTAGTACAGATAATGAACAAGCAAAGCAACTGTATCAAGATGCGGCTAAACAAACTCAATCTGTAGTTGATAGCATTGCACCACGCGTTCAACAAATTGAACAAGAAGAACCTCAATACAAACAATAA
- the spoVAC gene encoding stage V sporulation protein AC, with product MSNNQKKQLTPVQQEYQELQKQREIKRPVVKNSIKAFLIGGLICLIGQLIQDFYIYYFDFTEQTAGNPTVGTLIFITMLLTGFGVYDRIAQFGGAGTAVPVTGFGNAVISPAIEHRTEGFVLGVGGNIFKLAGSVILFGVFSAFVIALIKTILIRWGGL from the coding sequence ATGTCAAATAATCAAAAGAAACAGCTAACCCCAGTCCAACAGGAATACCAAGAATTACAAAAACAACGTGAAATAAAAAGACCAGTTGTAAAAAATTCTATAAAGGCCTTCCTAATAGGCGGTCTCATCTGTCTTATTGGTCAGCTTATTCAGGACTTCTACATCTATTATTTTGATTTTACAGAGCAAACGGCCGGAAATCCAACTGTTGGTACATTAATTTTTATTACGATGCTTCTTACTGGTTTTGGTGTATATGATCGCATTGCCCAATTTGGTGGGGCTGGGACAGCAGTACCCGTAACTGGTTTTGGTAATGCGGTTATATCACCTGCCATTGAACATCGAACCGAAGGATTTGTGCTGGGCGTAGGCGGCAATATATTTAAATTGGCGGGATCGGTTATTTTATTCGGTGTATTTTCTGCTTTTGTTATTGCCTTAATTAAAACAATTTTAATCAGATGGGGTGGTTTATAA
- the spoVAE gene encoding stage V sporulation protein AE, which produces MTYFWAFTVGGLICVIGQIMFDVFKLTPGHTLSTLVVVGAILDGFGLYEPLIDFAGAGATIPITSFGNSLVHGAMQEAEKHGLVGVLTGMFEVTSSGISAAIIFGMLGALIFKPKG; this is translated from the coding sequence ATGACCTATTTTTGGGCTTTTACCGTAGGCGGTTTGATTTGTGTCATTGGGCAAATTATGTTTGATGTGTTTAAGCTAACACCAGGACATACGTTAAGTACTCTTGTAGTAGTGGGTGCTATTTTAGATGGATTTGGTCTATATGAACCCTTGATTGACTTTGCTGGTGCAGGAGCTACCATACCTATTACAAGTTTTGGAAACTCCCTTGTACATGGGGCTATGCAAGAAGCCGAAAAACACGGGTTAGTTGGTGTACTCACAGGGATGTTCGAAGTAACAAGTTCCGGTATTTCAGCTGCCATTATTTTTGGAATGCTGGGAGCTTTAATTTTTAAACCTAAGGGATAA
- a CDS encoding site-specific integrase, which produces MENLINFKFVVKENEIEEFIDNKIVKKRVVNIGLYNKISKITIPHPITDFIRRRYEYQGVSVNTVKAPAHVLCRFLNYIIDRISAEDEEFIQLVHEGIGGLKLIHGSRYITYLTNTGLKRSTVFYYENYIKEFYLFLKEQSLLNEDIDFSYYQDPKGNWLKYSPFQSSSLGTKYPSRTHNNNKFIKLKDFGPNRNKLVIEFLEEAKDVAPEIAFALCLQFFGGLRRGEVVNITRADLDIKFRKSLSVQIRDNRSILFSHLKDTSAENPKRLNYLETHLAKQMILDSDLLWDYYEAHMKDLDIKLKSGFLKNPMILLYDKNGMAMSGRVYEKRFKKVKRSFLSKLSKSAGREDDYMFLKDSYWSTHIGRGIFTSFLLDMDLSILQIAIARGDTNIESALDYVDAKTTIHYIDELQNELHNAPIEEFGSIDQTNYKNKWLNGGATGVRKIR; this is translated from the coding sequence ATGGAAAATCTGATTAATTTTAAATTTGTCGTCAAAGAAAATGAGATAGAAGAATTTATCGATAATAAAATTGTGAAAAAAAGGGTTGTTAATATTGGGTTATATAACAAGATTAGCAAAATAACTATTCCTCACCCCATTACAGACTTTATTCGTCGTAGATATGAGTATCAAGGCGTAAGTGTTAACACAGTAAAAGCTCCGGCTCATGTTTTATGCCGTTTCTTAAATTATATAATTGACCGCATTAGTGCAGAGGATGAAGAATTTATTCAATTAGTCCATGAAGGAATAGGTGGATTAAAATTAATACATGGTAGCCGATATATAACCTATTTAACTAATACAGGCTTAAAGAGAAGTACCGTTTTTTATTATGAAAACTACATAAAGGAATTTTATTTATTTTTAAAAGAACAATCATTGTTAAACGAAGATATTGATTTCAGCTATTATCAAGACCCGAAAGGAAATTGGCTGAAATACTCCCCTTTTCAATCATCATCTTTAGGAACAAAATATCCATCTAGAACTCATAATAACAATAAATTTATAAAGCTCAAAGACTTCGGTCCTAATAGAAATAAACTGGTTATCGAATTTTTAGAGGAAGCCAAAGATGTGGCTCCGGAAATAGCTTTTGCACTATGCTTACAATTCTTTGGAGGACTTAGACGTGGAGAAGTGGTGAATATCACACGTGCTGACTTGGATATTAAATTCAGAAAATCACTTTCTGTACAAATTAGAGATAATCGTTCCATTCTCTTTTCTCATCTAAAAGATACCAGCGCTGAGAACCCCAAACGCTTGAATTACTTAGAAACACATTTAGCTAAACAAATGATATTAGATAGCGATTTACTATGGGATTACTATGAAGCTCACATGAAAGATTTAGATATAAAATTAAAAAGTGGCTTTTTAAAAAATCCAATGATCTTGTTGTATGACAAAAATGGTATGGCCATGTCTGGGAGAGTCTATGAAAAAAGATTTAAGAAAGTAAAAAGGTCATTTTTATCCAAATTATCTAAATCGGCCGGCAGAGAAGATGACTATATGTTTTTGAAAGATTCTTACTGGTCCACGCATATTGGTAGAGGTATTTTTACGAGTTTCCTATTGGATATGGATTTGAGCATTTTACAGATTGCTATTGCAAGAGGTGATACTAACATTGAATCTGCTTTAGATTACGTTGATGCCAAAACAACAATACATTATATCGACGAGCTTCAAAATGAATTGCATAATGCTCCGATAGAGGAATTTGGTTCCATCGATCAAACGAACTACAAAAATAAATGGTTAAATGGAGGGGCTACAGGTGTCCGAAAAATTCGTTAG
- a CDS encoding recombinase family protein, whose translation MQKIGYVRVSSTSQNPSRQFRQLNEIGMDIIYEEKISGTTKDREQLQKMLEDLQEGDIIYVTDLTRITRSTQDLFELIDLIRNKKASLKSLKDTWLDLSEDNPYSQFLITVMAGVNQLERDLIRMRQREGIELAKKEGKFKGRLKKYHKNHTGMNYAVKLYKEGNMTVNQICEITNVSRASLYRKLSEGKK comes from the coding sequence TTGCAGAAAATCGGTTATGTACGCGTCAGTTCGACTAGCCAAAATCCTTCAAGACAATTTCGGCAATTGAACGAAATTGGAATGGATATTATTTATGAAGAAAAAATTTCAGGAACCACAAAAGATCGTGAACAACTTCAAAAAATGTTAGAGGATTTACAAGAAGGTGACATTATTTATGTTACAGATTTAACTCGGATCACTCGAAGTACGCAAGATTTATTTGAATTGATTGATTTAATACGAAATAAAAAGGCAAGCTTAAAATCACTTAAGGATACATGGCTAGATTTATCAGAAGATAATCCATATAGCCAATTCTTAATTACTGTAATGGCTGGTGTTAACCAATTAGAGCGAGACCTTATTCGTATGCGTCAGCGTGAAGGAATTGAGCTCGCAAAGAAAGAAGGGAAGTTTAAAGGACGGTTAAAGAAATATCATAAAAATCACACAGGAATGAATTATGCAGTAAAGCTATATAAAGAAGGAAATATGACTGTAAATCAAATTTGTGAAATTACAAATGTATCTAGAGCTTCTTTATATAGAAAGCTATCGGAAGGAAAAAAATAA
- a CDS encoding YhcN/YlaJ family sporulation lipoprotein, with the protein MKNNITKLKIFLLLLTIIGIGSGCNENQNQMGYDNKDLSISQVDTTSKPIDQSIANQAKEKMITKDEITDVMAVNTDKELLVAIKVENFNRFRLKSIEKTVKSDLEKMYPNHKVVVSTDKKMFWELEKIEQRLQKNNTNKKRLKKDLQKLESLIKEQT; encoded by the coding sequence ATGAAAAATAACATAACTAAATTAAAAATTTTTCTTTTATTACTAACCATCATCGGAATAGGTTCAGGATGTAACGAAAATCAGAATCAAATGGGTTATGACAATAAAGATTTGAGTATTTCACAAGTAGATACAACAAGCAAGCCAATCGATCAATCTATTGCTAACCAGGCTAAAGAAAAGATGATTACTAAGGATGAAATTACGGATGTAATGGCTGTAAATACAGATAAGGAGCTTTTAGTAGCGATAAAGGTAGAAAATTTTAATCGTTTTCGATTAAAAAGTATCGAGAAGACAGTAAAATCTGACCTAGAAAAAATGTATCCGAATCATAAAGTCGTCGTTTCGACGGATAAAAAAATGTTCTGGGAGCTCGAAAAAATAGAACAAAGACTGCAAAAAAACAATACGAATAAGAAAAGGTTAAAAAAGGATTTGCAAAAACTTGAAAGTCTTATAAAGGAACAAACGTAA
- a CDS encoding IS3 family transposase (programmed frameshift) has protein sequence MSKKNNGKRYNDDFRKMIVDLYHSGSSVKDLSSEYGISEVSIYAWIKKFSPIELEDGSSVTPDDYAKLQKQLLRIQEENEIFKKGYGHIRSKVSDSELTEFITEHKDDYSIRTMCETLDIPKSTYYQSLNKTESNRDRENREFTEKIIQIHEESKKRYGAPKIHETLEKQGHKISLKRVQRLMKVADIRSIIVKKFRPTPSKEKVEERENIINRDFSTTTINQKWVGDITYIHTLRDGWCYLASVLDLHSRKVIGYSFGRSMTTELVEKALENAYVTQKPNDGVIFHSDLGSQYTSDSFAEKIQDYKMTHSFSHKGSPYDNACIESFHAILKKEEVNHVQYLDFNAARVELFKYIEGWYNRKRIHGSIGYLTPQEMEDLALHQAA, from the exons ATGAGTAAGAAAAATAATGGGAAACGGTATAACGATGATTTCCGAAAAATGATTGTTGATCTTTATCATTCTGGCAGTTCTGTTAAAGATTTAAGTAGCGAATATGGCATCTCTGAAGTATCTATTTATGCTTGGATTAAGAAGTTTTCTCCAATCGAATTAGAAGATGGTTCATCTGTAACTCCAGATGATTATGCAAAGCTCCAGAAACAACTTCTCCGTATACAGGAGGAAAATGAGATAT TTAAAAAAGGCTATGGCCATATTCGCTCGAAAGTAAGTGACTCAGAACTAACTGAATTTATTACAGAACATAAAGATGATTATTCCATTCGTACGATGTGCGAAACCCTTGATATACCTAAAAGTACTTACTACCAATCATTGAATAAAACAGAATCGAATCGTGACCGTGAGAACCGTGAATTCACAGAAAAGATTATCCAGATTCATGAAGAAAGTAAGAAACGATATGGTGCACCTAAGATACATGAAACCCTTGAAAAACAAGGTCACAAGATTAGCTTAAAACGAGTTCAACGCCTGATGAAAGTAGCTGATATCCGATCCATCATCGTTAAAAAGTTCCGTCCGACACCTAGTAAAGAAAAGGTGGAAGAACGAGAAAATATTATTAACAGAGACTTTTCTACGACTACGATCAACCAAAAGTGGGTTGGGGATATCACGTATATTCACACGCTTCGTGATGGTTGGTGTTACCTTGCATCTGTATTAGACCTGCATTCAAGAAAGGTTATTGGGTATTCATTTGGACGTTCGATGACGACTGAATTGGTAGAAAAGGCTTTAGAAAACGCTTATGTCACACAGAAACCCAATGATGGTGTCATCTTCCATTCCGATTTGGGTTCACAATATACAAGCGACTCCTTCGCAGAAAAGATTCAGGATTATAAGATGACACACTCCTTCAGTCACAAGGGAAGCCCTTATGACAATGCTTGTATCGAGTCTTTTCATGCGATTTTAAAGAAAGAAGAAGTAAATCACGTACAATACTTAGATTTTAACGCTGCGAGAGTAGAGTTATTTAAATATATTGAAGGCTGGTATAACCGTAAAAGAATACACGGTAGTATTGGATATCTAACACCACAAGAGATGGAAGATTTAGCACTCCACCAAGCAGCATAA
- a CDS encoding DUF421 domain-containing protein — translation MPEWLDIAVRSIFFVVFLFFITKWLGKKQISELSFFEYVTGISIGSIGAEVAMGLERNIFHGIIGIVIFAAIPFLSGLLSLKSKKFRDFVKGTGTVFIKDGKIMEDNLKKERYTTDELLELLRKKDVYQVSDVEFAVLEATGDLSVMLKKENQPLTAKDLNLTVASIKEPQTVIMDGVIMDEPLATIGRSRAWLHTELEKLGVTVENVFLGQVNSYGELTVDLFDDQLQVASPQERPLILSTMKKCQADLELFALGTESKEAKQMYSKNSEKLQEAIDKVMPILKG, via the coding sequence GTGCCTGAATGGTTAGATATTGCCGTACGGTCAATATTCTTTGTTGTTTTTTTATTTTTTATTACAAAATGGTTAGGGAAAAAGCAAATCTCTGAATTATCTTTCTTTGAATATGTAACTGGTATTTCCATTGGAAGTATAGGTGCTGAAGTTGCTATGGGACTGGAACGGAACATTTTTCATGGAATCATTGGAATTGTCATTTTTGCAGCAATACCCTTTTTATCTGGTTTGCTTTCCTTAAAAAGTAAAAAGTTCCGTGATTTTGTAAAAGGAACAGGAACTGTCTTTATAAAAGATGGGAAAATCATGGAAGATAATTTAAAAAAGGAAAGATACACGACAGATGAATTATTAGAATTACTTCGTAAGAAGGATGTTTATCAGGTGTCTGATGTAGAATTCGCTGTATTAGAGGCAACAGGGGATTTATCCGTCATGTTAAAGAAAGAAAACCAACCATTAACAGCAAAGGATCTAAACTTGACGGTTGCTTCAATTAAAGAGCCTCAGACTGTCATTATGGATGGTGTGATCATGGATGAACCACTTGCGACTATTGGACGAAGCCGTGCTTGGTTACACACTGAATTAGAAAAACTTGGTGTAACGGTAGAAAATGTTTTTCTTGGACAAGTTAATTCCTATGGAGAGTTAACAGTTGACCTGTTTGACGATCAATTACAAGTCGCATCTCCTCAAGAAAGACCTTTAATTCTTTCGACCATGAAAAAATGCCAAGCAGACTTAGAGTTGTTTGCTCTTGGAACCGAATCAAAAGAAGCTAAGCAAATGTATAGTAAAAATAGTGAAAAACTACAAGAAGCTATTGATAAAGTGATGCCTATTTTAAAAGGATAA
- a CDS encoding DUF1657 domain-containing protein: protein MTVGSDVKQCLASLKGVEASLSSLAIRTQDNESKKTLHETMMVVNELVTDLKKRVGELEREEFQYKGF, encoded by the coding sequence ATGACCGTAGGATCGGATGTAAAACAATGTCTTGCCAGTTTAAAAGGTGTAGAAGCTAGTCTATCCAGTTTAGCCATACGGACTCAAGACAACGAATCCAAGAAAACTTTACATGAAACGATGATGGTAGTAAACGAATTAGTGACAGATTTGAAAAAAAGAGTTGGAGAATTGGAACGAGAAGAATTTCAGTACAAAGGTTTTTAA